In one window of Thermosipho africanus Ob7 DNA:
- a CDS encoding ATP-binding cassette domain-containing protein gives MLELRNVSHEVSGKKILNNISMKFISGRKYAILGTNGAGKSTIGYVMMGLDGYKPTSGQIFLNGNDITNFNVFERAKAGITLMWQEPARYDGLTIYTYLTLGGKLDVTKDEVEEALEKVGLSPKIYLNRFVDKSLSGGERKRVELASIILLKPKFVILDEPDSGIDLMSLDMINQVIDFIADYGGTPIVITHREEMAYNTEEAYLLCAGKILANGETKQVIQIFKNICDTCDHPNSPVSKELKIDGR, from the coding sequence ATGCTTGAATTGAGAAATGTTTCACATGAAGTTTCTGGTAAGAAGATTTTAAATAATATTTCTATGAAATTTATTTCAGGACGCAAATATGCAATCTTAGGAACAAATGGTGCTGGTAAAAGCACGATAGGATATGTTATGATGGGACTTGATGGTTATAAACCTACTTCAGGTCAAATTTTTTTGAATGGTAATGATATTACCAATTTTAATGTTTTTGAACGTGCTAAAGCTGGAATAACTTTGATGTGGCAAGAGCCCGCAAGATATGATGGACTTACCATTTACACTTATTTAACTCTTGGTGGAAAGTTGGATGTTACAAAAGATGAGGTTGAAGAAGCTTTGGAAAAGGTAGGGCTTTCTCCAAAGATTTATTTGAATCGTTTTGTTGATAAAAGTCTTAGTGGTGGAGAAAGAAAAAGAGTTGAACTTGCTTCAATTATTTTGTTAAAACCAAAATTTGTTATTTTGGATGAACCCGATTCTGGTATCGACCTTATGAGTCTTGATATGATAAATCAAGTTATAGATTTTATTGCAGATTATGGTGGAACACCAATTGTAATTACTCACAGAGAAGAAATGGCTTACAATACTGAAGAAGCTTATTTGTTATGTGCTGGAAAGATTTTAGCTAACGGTGAAACAAAGCAAGTTATCCAGATTTTTAAAAATATTTGCGATACTTGTGATCATCCAAATTCGCCTGTTAGTAAGGAGTTGAAAATCGATGGACGTTAA